Part of the Leptolyngbya sp. BL0902 genome, CAACCCCATCAGCGAGGTAGACTACCAGCGCCCCAGCGAAGCCAGCATTCGCGAATTTGTGTCTCAACTAGAGTCTCGCCACATTGCCGTCAGCGTCCGCTACTCTAGGGGGCTGGAAGAAAACGCCGCCTGTGGCCAACTGCGGGCCTCGAAGGTGGCTTAACAGCGCAGGGGTTCACAGCAAAGCAACGAGAATAGACCCAAAAGCTAGCTGAGCTTGACGACGGCCTGATTGCTCAGGAGGGTATCGCCCGTAAGGATATCTTCCACGGTAATCCGCAGGAGGCGATCCGCATCCACAGAGAACAGCACCCGCACCCGGTCGCTGCCGGGAAATCCGGGCGGGTTGAGTTGGGCAATGGTGCGGGCACCGTCTTTGTCGTTGAGGGGCTGGATGGTGCGGTTGGCCTCGGTGAGTTGGCGGGTGACGAGGCGACCGTTTTCAAAATAGACCTCGGTTTGGGTGGTGGCTTCCCCCAGTTCGCCAATGATTAGCTCGATGCTGGGCTGTTTTTCCACCGACGCGCCCAGAGTCAATTCCACGGGCAGGGCCATGGGGTAGGGCTGGCCCTGGGGAATGATGGGATGCCAGCCGTGGGCATTGTTGCGCCGATCCCAGTAGCGGATGCCATAGCTGTGGTAGAGAAAGTCAGACACCTCTAGCCCCAGGCCCACTTGCAGCGCCCCCTGGGCTACGGCCTCGAAGGGTCGGCTGGCTTTAATCTTGTCGGCAGGAAAGCGCTGCTGCACCCAGGTTTGCACAGCAGGGATTTGGGCCGTTCCTCCCACTAGCAGGACGGCTTCGATATCCTCTGGGGCCACCCCCTGACGACGGGCCTGCTGAAGCACCTGGTTGAGGCTGGCCTCTAGACGGTCAAAAAACTGGTGCTGTTGCAGAATTTGGCCGAACTGGTCGCGGCTGAGGCTGAGGTCGTAGGTATCAAAATTCTCGGCGTCAAAGTAGGCTTCTTGGGCGGTAGCGGCTTCAGACAGCCGAATTTTCAGCCGCTCCGCCAACCGCTGGGTGAGGGCTGTCATCGGTAGGTTCTGGGTTTTGTGGAAGTAATCCACCAGCCAGTTGTCGATGTCGGCCCCGCCCAGATTCTCCCCCGCCTTGGCTAGCACCCGGGCGGTTTGGGGCTTTTGGGCACTGGGTTGATCGGCCCCTTTGCGGCCCCACTTCAGCAGAAACCCCATGGGTGCTTTCTCCACCGGGGCAACCAACTGCACCAGCGACCAATCCAACGTGCCGCCGCCAAAGTCCATCACTAGCAGGGTTTTCTCCTGGGTTAGGCCATAGCCCAGGGCCGCTGCGGTGGGTTCGTCAATCATCTGCACTTGGCCAAAGTCTAGCCGCTCCGCGAGTTCCCCCAGCCACAGGCGGTAGGCTTCAAAGCTGTCTACGGGCACGGTGAATACTAGACTGTCGCGCTCTCCCGTTTGGGCCTTGGCCTCGGTAAGGACAGCCTCTAGAAACCACTGCCCCACTTGGTCAAAGGTGATGGTTTGACCCTCGATTTCTGGCAAAAAGCCGCGCCAGGGAACGCCAATGCCCCGTTTCACATTGCGAAAGAAACGCGGATCGGTGACGACATCTAGGCCGCGATCCCGCACCGCCTGCCCCACCACTAGGCCATCCACCCCAAGCTGTTCTACATAGGCCAAGCTGGGGATGAGGGGAGGGTCGTTTCCTAACAGGGCACTTAACCCAGGCAGAGCGATGGTTTCCGGCTGCTGGAGGGCTGTATTCCATCGGGTAACAACGGTGTTGCTGGTGCCAAAATCGATAGCGAGGGTCATGGGACGGACGGGTGATGGGCCTAGGATCGGTCAGAGGATGGCTTGTGAGGCCAGGTGCGAACCAGGACGGTGGCTAGGGTAATCACGGTGATGGGAATGACAAACAGCAGCATGATTTGGCTAAACAGGCCCAGGTGGCTATGGTCTGCCGCCCGCAGAATGAGGTAGGTGGCATAGGCGACATAGTAGCCGCTAAACAGCACCCCTTCCCAACGCGAAATAACGTTGCCCGTGGCAAAAATGGGAATACAGGCCACCGCCACCGCCACCATCACGGGTAGGTCAAAGTTGATCACCGCATTGGGAATTGCTATCCCGGTGCCGGAAACCAGGGAGGTCACGCCTAGCACGGTCAAAATATTAAAAATGTTGCTGCCTACTACGTTGCCCACCGCAATGTCACGTTCGCCGCGCAGGGTAGCGACGACGGAGGTCGCCAGTTCTGGCAGAGACGTACCCGCCGCCACAATCGTCAGCCCAATCACCAGTTCACTAACCCCAATGGCTGTGGCAATGGCAACGGCTCCATTGATGAACAGCCGTGACCCCAGCACTAGCGTCCCCAAACCCAGGCCCATCCAGCCCAGGTTGATCAGCCAGTTGTCCTGGGAGGCTTCTTTGAGGCCGTACTCCTGGTCGTATTCGGCCTGCACCTCAGCATTATTTTCGCGACGACTAAGGTAGATCAAAAACACGGTGTAGACCGCACCGCCCACCAGCAGAATCACCCCATCGGAGGGCTGGAGGCGCTGATCTAGGGAGAAGATCAACAGCAGGGCTGAAACTCCGATCATGATGGGTACATCCAGACGAATAAGCTGCTGGGCCACCACCAACGGAGCCACCAAGGCGGACAGCCCCAGGATGACCAGAACGTTAAAAATGTTGCTGCCGATGACGTTGCCAAGGGCGATATCCCCCTGGCCAGCCAAACTAGACTGAATACTCACCGCCATCTCCGGGGCACTGGTGCCGTAGGCCACCACCGTGAGGCCGACAATCAGCGGGGAAATACCCAGCAGCCCCGCCAGCCGGGACGCACCCTTTACCAAGGATTCGGCTCCTACGAGCAACAGTCCGCCCCCAGCAATTAGCAAAAGGATGGCAACGATCATACGTGCAGTCTCACTTGGTCAGTAGGTGGGCTATGGGTCAGGGTCGCAGAGGATGGATCGTGCCATGGCTGGAGATCCTGGGCCAAACACCGTCGATCTCCACTGGTCGAAGGACACTGCCCTAGGCTTCGATCACAGCTTAGAGGACACACCACCCCCCGTAGGATATTCCTAGGCTAGGATGTTCCTCTGGCAATCTTGCTGCCTTCAACCCAATCTCTAGTATGTCTGATTTTGGAACGGCTGTTGTGAGCCCCGATCCCCTCGCCCCCTGGCGCAGCCCCTTAGCTAGGGCATTGCACCGCAACCGCAGTAAGCCCCACAGCCGCTATGCCCAGTTAGCGACCCTGTCGGCCAACGGACGCCCCACCAACCGCACCGTAGTCTTTCGCGGCTTTTACGACGGCAACAATGCCCTGATGTTTGTGACCGATATCCGCAGCGCCAAGGTAGCGGATGTGACCCAACATCCCTGGGGAGAACTCTGCTGGTACTTTACCCAAACCCGCGAACAGTTCCGCCTCGCTGGAGCCATTCACCTCGTCACCGCCGCCACCGAAGACCCCACCCTGCGCCAAGCCCGCCAGGAACGCTGGGAGGCGCTTTCCGAGGCCAGCCGTCAGTCCTTCTATTGGCCGGATCCGGGACATTCCCGCTGCGACGATCCCGCTGCCTTTGAGCCGTCCCCAGCGGTGGACAACTTACTCGACCCACCACCTAGCTTCAGCCTAGGCTTCCTTCAGCCCGATGCGGTCGATCATCTAGAACTGCGGGGAAGCCCCCAAAACCGCACCCAATACCAGCGATTAGAGGATGGCACCTGGACGATGCAGGCGGTGAACCCCTAGGACGACTGCCGCCGTTCGATGAGCTGCCGCCATTCTTCGTCGATTTTGTCCTTGTTGGCGATTTCCTGATCGGTCAGGTCGGTTTCGGTGGTGTAGGCCAGGTTTTCGGCAGTGACGATGGTTTGCCCCGCCAGGGTTTGGGCAAAGGAGAGCTTTTCTCGCACCGGATCATCCAGTTGGGCCAGCACCTCCGCCCGCTGTTCCCGCTCTTGGTTGCGGCGGGTAATTTTGCTGTTTTGCCGCTGCACCCAAAAATACCGGACGATGGGAATGCCCAAAAACGCTGACCCATAACCCAACAGCAGCCAGTAGATGGAACTGACAAAAATTGCCAACTCACCAGCGCTGGCCACTAGGGCTTGATCTTGCAGCATAGAGCCCAGGGCTAAGGCGGCGATCAGGTTAGCACTGCCGAGGGCAATGGCTCCCATAATCTGCCCAGAACTAGCGTTGCTAAACTTACGCGGAAGTTCTTGCAAAAACTGCGGCGGCGAAATACGTTTGCGTTCCTGGGCCGTTACCTGCAATTCAGGAAACTGGTAAACAATACCGCCCTCCGCACTTACCTGGGGCACACCATTAAAGCGGCTGAGCACCGGAATCATAAAGTCTTCAAATTCCTTGCTCCAGCCTTGGCCCAAATCGCTGAGGAAAGGGGCAACTTGTTCAGCGACAACGACCCCACCACTGGCCTTAACCACGGATGCAATGGCCTGCCAGCGGCGTTCTTCTAAATCGGCGTTGGGATCGCCATCACCAAAGAGGAAGGAAAAAATCGCTTCCAGGAAATTCATTTTGCTATCAGAAGCGGGTTGGGCAGCAGGACGGCGGTAGTACCGATAGTCAAACATCCGAAATAGATCTGGCCCCAGCCACATCCTGGGGATGAAAATCATGCCGCCACCAGAACGGCTATCTCGCCGATCATCGCCCTGCTGAGAAGCGGCTGTAGCCGCAATGGAAATCGCAATGATAGCCAGCACAATCAGCACGAGCGACAGGATTAAAACAATCCCAAAGGAAATGCGGATCAGGTAAAACAGGATTCGCCAAACCTTTTCCCAGGTGGCTTGCCAGCGCAATTTCCAGGATTTGCTCAGCAAAATGCCCTGGATATTTTTGGGGAAGACGTAGGCAATTTCCCCAGTTTCAGAAACTTGTAAATGGGCCTGGACTTCGCTAGCCAGGGTTAACATGCCCTGCTGCGCTTCGTGGAGAGGCAAGCCCGCCTCGGCAGCCACATCGCCGATGGTCACGCGATGATCGAGGCGTTCGATGGCTTTAATGAGAACGTTGGTATCGGCCATAGATCAGGATCCCCTGGGTTGGCAGCGTCGAAACGTGGGCGCTTACCCACAGTATAGAAACTCGACCTCCCATCCGCAGGGGACAGTAACCGTACCTGTTGGGGATGGGGGCTAGTTTTTGCCGAGCACCTGATCCCGAATGGTGGAGATATCGTCCAGCAGTTCCTGACGGTTGGAGGCTTTCAGCAGATAGCGATAGAGGAACCACCCGGTGTAGAACAGGCCGATTAACTCGAAGGTGGGGGCCAACAGGGGCAGATCGTTGATGGCATCCAGCAGGGCCAGGACAATTTTGACCGCGATGATGGCCGCCACAATCAAGCCGATGGTGACAATGGGCCGACGATACTGCTTAAAAAACTGAGAGACGTAATCGGGTAGATCGCCCAGCAGGCTAGACACTTTTTCCCACGCTTGCTTAATTTGCCGAGTGGCTTCATCGCCCAGCGCTTCGGCGGTGGATTCGGAGTCTTTGAGGTCTACCATGGGCTTTTCCGGTTCTGAGAAGGCGGTATCCGACTGAAAATCTGTGCTCATAATCCTGGGGCTTCCATAACGAACGACGGGGGAGGGGCGAACCGCGAAATTAACCGCAAAATTACGACAACAGAATACACCCAATCGGCCTTCAGCGTTAGCCGTTGTGGTCACGGATCAGACTAAGCGAACCTTCAGCTAGACTGGGTGCCTCCCTTTTCCCCCGATGGTTCTGGGGCGATGGTTGGGTAGATGCTATTCCCCAGATAGCCCTTCCAGGGAGGACAGGTATTGGCGAAGGCGCTGCCGATCCACCACAAAATCAGGGTCGGGCCGACGACTGGGAGGCTGCCCAGAGGCAGACACCGCCGACCATTGAATAAACGAACTGCCACGGCGACGGTCGGGTCTACGAGATGAAGTCATGATTAATAGTTACCATTGATACAAAACCACTATACCCAACCCTGTATACAGCGAACGCGATTTGTAATGAACCCAAACCTAGGGGGCCAAGTCCAGAGCGTCCCATGACCTGGGGCCGATTGCTCAAGGTGATAGGGATCGGCTCATCCTGGCCTGGGGAGGTTAAAACCAGGCCGCTTTCCCATCGGCGGCAATGTTCCTTAATATGGAGGCGTTCATCATTAGCAGGGGAAGTGCCGTGAAAGCATTGGTTGCCGGAGCCACCGGGGAAACAGGATCGCGGATTGTGGCGCAGCTCATCCAGCGTGGAATTCCCGTCAAAGCCTTGGTGCGAGACATTGCCGCTGCCCAGGCCAAACTGCCCCCAGAGGTGGAACTGGTGCAGGGCAGTGTGGGCAACAAAGCCAGTCTGCAAGCGGCCCTAGAGGGCTGTACTGTGCTGCTGTCGGCCACGGGTGCCCGCCCCAGCCTCGACCCCACTGGGCCGTACCAGGTGGATTATGACGGCACCAAAAACCTGGTAGACGCCGCCAAGGCGGCAGGTATCGAGCATTTTGTGATGGTGTCGTCGCTGTGCGTGTCCAAGCTTTTCCATCCGCTCAACCTGTTTTGGCTGGTGCTGTACTGGAAAAAACAGGCGGAAGCCTACCTCCAACGCAGCGGCCTCACCTTCACCATCGTTCGCCCCGGTGGCCTCAAAAACGACGATGACGACGCCCGCCCCCTGGTGATGGCCCCCGCCGATACCCTGTTTGAGGGCAGTCTGCCCCGGATGAAGGTGGCGGAGGTGTGCGTGGAGGCCCTGTTTGAACCCGCCGCCCGCAACCGCATTGTGGAAATTGTGGCCCAGGAAGACGCAACGCCCCAGGCTATGGCCGAACTCTTTGCCGCCCTCACCCCCTAGCCCCACAGGCACCACCCCAGAGATGCCTTCAGAGATAACCCTAGGGCGGGTCATGCCCCTGGCC contains:
- a CDS encoding CAAD domain-containing protein, which translates into the protein MSTDFQSDTAFSEPEKPMVDLKDSESTAEALGDEATRQIKQAWEKVSSLLGDLPDYVSQFFKQYRRPIVTIGLIVAAIIAVKIVLALLDAINDLPLLAPTFELIGLFYTGWFLYRYLLKASNRQELLDDISTIRDQVLGKN
- a CDS encoding Hsp70 family protein, which produces MTLAIDFGTSNTVVTRWNTALQQPETIALPGLSALLGNDPPLIPSLAYVEQLGVDGLVVGQAVRDRGLDVVTDPRFFRNVKRGIGVPWRGFLPEIEGQTITFDQVGQWFLEAVLTEAKAQTGERDSLVFTVPVDSFEAYRLWLGELAERLDFGQVQMIDEPTAAALGYGLTQEKTLLVMDFGGGTLDWSLVQLVAPVEKAPMGFLLKWGRKGADQPSAQKPQTARVLAKAGENLGGADIDNWLVDYFHKTQNLPMTALTQRLAERLKIRLSEAATAQEAYFDAENFDTYDLSLSRDQFGQILQQHQFFDRLEASLNQVLQQARRQGVAPEDIEAVLLVGGTAQIPAVQTWVQQRFPADKIKASRPFEAVAQGALQVGLGLEVSDFLYHSYGIRYWDRRNNAHGWHPIIPQGQPYPMALPVELTLGASVEKQPSIELIIGELGEATTQTEVYFENGRLVTRQLTEANRTIQPLNDKDGARTIAQLNPPGFPGSDRVRVLFSVDADRLLRITVEDILTGDTLLSNQAVVKLS
- a CDS encoding SDR family oxidoreductase — encoded protein: MKALVAGATGETGSRIVAQLIQRGIPVKALVRDIAAAQAKLPPEVELVQGSVGNKASLQAALEGCTVLLSATGARPSLDPTGPYQVDYDGTKNLVDAAKAAGIEHFVMVSSLCVSKLFHPLNLFWLVLYWKKQAEAYLQRSGLTFTIVRPGGLKNDDDDARPLVMAPADTLFEGSLPRMKVAEVCVEALFEPAARNRIVEIVAQEDATPQAMAELFAALTP
- a CDS encoding calcium/sodium antiporter; its protein translation is MIVAILLLIAGGGLLLVGAESLVKGASRLAGLLGISPLIVGLTVVAYGTSAPEMAVSIQSSLAGQGDIALGNVIGSNIFNVLVILGLSALVAPLVVAQQLIRLDVPIMIGVSALLLIFSLDQRLQPSDGVILLVGGAVYTVFLIYLSRRENNAEVQAEYDQEYGLKEASQDNWLINLGWMGLGLGTLVLGSRLFINGAVAIATAIGVSELVIGLTIVAAGTSLPELATSVVATLRGERDIAVGNVVGSNIFNILTVLGVTSLVSGTGIAIPNAVINFDLPVMVAVAVACIPIFATGNVISRWEGVLFSGYYVAYATYLILRAADHSHLGLFSQIMLLFVIPITVITLATVLVRTWPHKPSSDRS
- a CDS encoding Npun_F5749 family FMN-dependent PPOX-type flavoprotein — translated: MSDFGTAVVSPDPLAPWRSPLARALHRNRSKPHSRYAQLATLSANGRPTNRTVVFRGFYDGNNALMFVTDIRSAKVADVTQHPWGELCWYFTQTREQFRLAGAIHLVTAATEDPTLRQARQERWEALSEASRQSFYWPDPGHSRCDDPAAFEPSPAVDNLLDPPPSFSLGFLQPDAVDHLELRGSPQNRTQYQRLEDGTWTMQAVNP